A genomic region of Bosea sp. 124 contains the following coding sequences:
- a CDS encoding serine hydrolase codes for MSFFTESSELKRIGTLIEAHAAPIYAARGIPSEQFAYVLTRPGQDSGRPEGAALRADWRCYPCSLVKVFHLVASQLRLEDGRLAAHGELDRAMRDMILWSSNSATNYIIDLLTGTTGDTLLDDEAMAGWRERREEINRIFAALDWPEFVGINLNQKLMDDLRYGREKVALDLSPAGHNCLTPIAMARLMSEIFGETTLLTLDRRAIVRDHLARDPQSPYRGRGVYQLLGYLGDALPEGTRIWSKAGRTRWLGDERAAFRRHDTLRAILPGGQEFLLTVFTQGEAIAEDDSFLPAIGSLVATELLCE; via the coding sequence ATGAGCTTCTTCACCGAGAGTTCCGAACTGAAGCGAATCGGCACGCTGATCGAGGCTCATGCCGCCCCGATCTATGCAGCCCGCGGCATCCCGTCGGAGCAGTTCGCGTATGTGCTGACGCGGCCGGGGCAGGACAGCGGCAGGCCCGAGGGGGCCGCGCTGCGGGCGGACTGGCGCTGTTATCCATGCTCGCTGGTGAAGGTGTTCCACCTCGTCGCCTCCCAGTTGCGGCTGGAGGATGGCCGCCTCGCCGCTCACGGAGAACTAGACCGGGCCATGCGCGACATGATCCTATGGTCGTCCAACTCCGCGACGAACTACATCATCGACCTGCTGACCGGCACGACCGGCGACACGCTGCTGGACGACGAGGCGATGGCCGGCTGGCGCGAGCGCCGCGAGGAGATCAACCGGATCTTCGCCGCGCTGGATTGGCCAGAGTTCGTCGGCATCAACCTCAACCAGAAGCTGATGGACGATCTTCGTTATGGCCGCGAGAAGGTGGCGCTAGATCTCTCGCCTGCCGGGCATAATTGCCTGACTCCGATCGCCATGGCGCGGTTGATGAGCGAGATTTTCGGCGAGACCACCCTGCTTACGCTAGATCGACGCGCGATCGTCCGCGATCACCTCGCGCGAGATCCACAAAGCCCCTATCGGGGTCGCGGCGTCTACCAGTTGCTCGGCTATCTCGGCGACGCGCTGCCCGAGGGAACACGGATCTGGTCCAAGGCCGGGCGGACACGCTGGCTCGGCGACGAGCGAGCTGCATTCCGCCGCCACGATACCCTGCGCGCCATCCTGCCGGGCGGTCAGGAATTCCTGCTCACCGTCTTCACGCAAGGCGAGGCGATCGCCGAGGACGACAGCTTCCTGCCTGCGATCGGTTCGCTGGTCGCGACCGAGCTGCTTTGCGAATGA
- the htpG gene encoding molecular chaperone HtpG, with amino-acid sequence MSTATTENRSFEADVSRLLHMMVHSVYSDRDVFLRELISNAADACEKLRYEAIATPALIGDEGKLAITIAADPEGGTLSISDNGIGMSRDEMIEALGTIARSGTRAFMEQIEAAKGKEGAQLIGQFGVGFYSSFMVAGDVDVVSRRAGSDEAWRWTSDGKGEFSVSPVALEDAPPRGTRVTLKLLDDAKTYAERWTLERIVKAQSGHVPVPITLVEKPGAEPTSLADGAALWTKPKSEITPAEYTDFYRSLAAQYDEPAATVHFRAEGRQEYTTLAFIPGSKPFDLFDAERKGRVKLYVKRIFITDEAELLPRYLRFVRGLVDTSDLPLNVSREMIQESPLLAAIKKGVTSRILSDLGKLAESEPDTFATIWENFGAVVKEGLYEDYERRDQLLGLARFRTTASGEGLRSLKDYAGALKENQTAIYYIVGDDLARISDSPQLEGFRARGVEVLLLNDHVDSFWASSAPDFEGKPFKSITQGAADLGLIPLVNGDAPPFAETSPQVDALVEALKQILAADVADVRASDRLTDSAVCLVAPDKGPDRQFEKLLSAAGRLDSPAKPILEINPHHSLVARLAALEDDAMRDDLAHLLLDEARILDGERPSHAKSFSERLARLIAKALA; translated from the coding sequence ATGTCGACCGCGACCACTGAGAACCGCAGCTTCGAAGCCGACGTCTCACGCCTCCTGCACATGATGGTGCATTCGGTTTATTCAGACCGTGACGTCTTCCTGCGCGAGCTGATTTCCAACGCCGCCGATGCCTGCGAGAAGTTGCGCTATGAGGCTATCGCGACGCCGGCGCTGATCGGGGACGAGGGCAAGCTCGCCATCACCATCGCGGCCGATCCGGAGGGAGGCACTCTCTCGATCAGCGACAACGGTATCGGCATGAGCCGCGACGAGATGATCGAGGCTCTCGGCACGATTGCGCGCTCTGGCACGCGCGCCTTTATGGAGCAGATCGAGGCGGCAAAGGGCAAGGAGGGCGCTCAGCTCATCGGCCAGTTCGGCGTTGGTTTCTATTCGTCCTTCATGGTCGCGGGCGACGTCGACGTCGTGAGCCGCCGTGCCGGTAGCGACGAGGCCTGGCGTTGGACCTCCGACGGCAAGGGGGAGTTTTCTGTTTCTCCCGTCGCGCTGGAAGATGCGCCCCCACGCGGCACGCGGGTGACGCTCAAGTTACTGGATGATGCGAAGACCTATGCCGAGCGCTGGACGCTGGAGCGTATCGTCAAGGCTCAGTCGGGCCATGTTCCGGTGCCGATCACACTGGTGGAGAAGCCCGGAGCGGAGCCGACGTCACTTGCCGATGGCGCAGCGCTCTGGACCAAGCCCAAGAGCGAGATTACCCCTGCGGAATATACCGACTTCTACCGCAGTCTGGCTGCCCAGTATGACGAGCCAGCGGCGACGGTGCATTTCCGTGCGGAAGGGCGCCAGGAATACACGACGCTCGCGTTCATCCCTGGCAGCAAGCCGTTCGACCTGTTCGATGCCGAACGCAAAGGCCGGGTGAAGCTCTACGTGAAACGCATCTTCATCACGGACGAGGCCGAGCTGCTCCCGCGCTATCTGAGATTCGTGCGGGGCCTGGTCGATACGTCCGATCTGCCATTGAACGTTTCGCGCGAGATGATCCAGGAGAGTCCGCTGCTGGCTGCGATCAAAAAGGGCGTAACCAGCCGCATCCTGTCGGATCTTGGAAAGTTGGCCGAGAGCGAGCCAGACACCTTCGCGACGATCTGGGAGAACTTCGGCGCGGTCGTCAAGGAAGGCCTTTACGAAGATTACGAGCGACGCGATCAGTTGCTTGGGCTGGCGCGTTTCAGAACGACCGCCTCGGGCGAAGGCCTTCGCAGCCTTAAAGACTATGCTGGCGCTCTTAAGGAGAACCAGACCGCGATCTATTACATCGTCGGTGACGATCTGGCGCGGATTTCGGACTCGCCGCAGCTTGAAGGCTTCCGTGCACGCGGGGTTGAGGTTCTGTTGCTGAACGATCATGTCGATAGCTTCTGGGCGTCGAGCGCGCCGGATTTCGAGGGCAAGCCATTCAAGTCGATCACCCAGGGCGCAGCCGATCTCGGGCTGATCCCGCTCGTCAACGGCGACGCCCCGCCTTTCGCCGAGACCTCGCCCCAGGTCGACGCGCTGGTCGAAGCGCTCAAGCAAATACTTGCTGCCGATGTCGCCGATGTTCGTGCGTCCGATCGTCTAACGGACAGCGCGGTCTGCCTCGTCGCGCCCGACAAGGGACCTGACAGGCAATTTGAGAAGCTGCTCTCAGCTGCTGGCCGACTCGATAGCCCAGCCAAGCCGATCCTCGAAATCAACCCGCATCATAGTCTCGTGGCCAGGCTCGCAGCGTTGGAAGACGATGCGATGCGTGACGACTTAGCGCACCTTCTGCTCGACGAAGCTCGCATCCTCGACGGCGAGCGCCCCTCGCATGCAAAATCGTTTTCCGAGCGCCTCGCGCGCCTAATTGCCAAGGCTCTCGCGTAG
- a CDS encoding 3'-5' exonuclease — MNSIPSGRFVVLDFETTGLSPAMGARVIEVSAREVVDGRAGHEFVTFVDPGVRVPAEITQITGITTGMLSGAPTSAVAMRQLTSFIGSSPIVCHNAGFDRRFYEYEASEFRGGQSVRAFCTLLLARRLFPGRRSYRLGGLIDEMGITSPGRLHRASADTFVTAQLFDRICADARSRCRPEHFDHDVLHRLQRIRIASAHDWLAALGDQTATKSQSKSESAGSASQNMSSVD; from the coding sequence TTGAATAGCATTCCAAGCGGACGCTTTGTCGTGCTCGATTTCGAGACGACCGGACTCAGCCCCGCGATGGGCGCGCGGGTGATTGAGGTGTCAGCTCGCGAAGTGGTGGATGGCCGAGCAGGCCACGAGTTCGTTACGTTCGTCGATCCAGGCGTCCGCGTGCCGGCTGAGATAACGCAGATCACCGGCATAACCACCGGGATGCTAAGCGGCGCACCGACCTCGGCCGTCGCTATGCGTCAATTGACGTCTTTCATCGGATCATCGCCGATCGTTTGCCACAACGCGGGCTTCGATCGTAGATTTTATGAATACGAGGCAAGCGAGTTCCGCGGTGGGCAGTCCGTCCGCGCGTTCTGCACTCTGCTGTTGGCTCGTCGCCTATTTCCAGGCCGGAGAAGTTATCGATTGGGTGGCCTTATCGACGAGATGGGCATCACGTCCCCTGGTCGCCTTCATCGGGCGAGTGCGGACACGTTTGTCACCGCCCAGCTGTTCGATCGCATCTGCGCCGACGCACGCTCTCGCTGTCGTCCCGAACACTTTGATCACGACGTGCTGCACCGGCTGCAGCGGATCCGGATTGCTTCAGCACATGATTGGCTGGCAGCGTTAGGCGACCAGACCGCGACGAAATCGCAAAGCAAGTCTGAATCGGCCGGTAGCGCTTCGCAGAACATGAGTTCGGTAGATTGA
- a CDS encoding site-specific integrase yields MAPRAKSFDQKADAEKWARSLESELDRAGMLPDTRVAESMTLRSVLQRYVTEISPRKRSAHTEISRIKALMRRPLCHRTLALLSTSDLATYRDERLRSVSPSTVIRELNTISHAIDTAMRDWDVYLHRNPCKLVRRPSPPRGRNRRLRDDEEQRLLDAADSGRNVHMRDLIVLAIETGMRRGELLSLDWQHIDFETRIVHLPMTKNGEPRDVPLSTRARDVLYRLWEAQERPSAGRPLLTTESAVVQAWGHLCARAGINGLHFHDLRHEAVSRLFEKGLNVVEVSTISGHKELRMLARYAHLRAGDLVARLG; encoded by the coding sequence ATGGCGCCGCGCGCCAAAAGCTTCGACCAGAAAGCCGATGCGGAGAAGTGGGCTCGATCGCTTGAAAGCGAACTTGATCGTGCCGGCATGCTGCCAGACACGCGTGTCGCTGAATCTATGACCCTGCGCTCGGTCCTGCAGCGCTACGTGACCGAGATCTCACCCAGGAAGCGCAGCGCCCATACCGAGATTTCGCGCATCAAGGCGCTGATGCGTCGTCCGCTCTGTCACCGGACGCTAGCACTGCTATCGACATCGGATCTGGCGACCTACCGGGACGAACGCCTTCGCTCTGTCTCACCATCGACCGTGATCCGCGAACTGAACACGATCAGCCACGCCATCGACACCGCGATGCGCGACTGGGACGTGTATTTGCACCGAAATCCTTGCAAGCTCGTGCGCCGTCCAAGTCCGCCTCGAGGGCGTAACCGTCGTCTGCGTGACGACGAAGAGCAGCGCCTGCTCGACGCAGCAGACTCCGGAAGAAACGTCCACATGCGCGATCTGATCGTGCTCGCCATCGAGACAGGCATGCGACGCGGTGAGTTGCTGTCACTCGACTGGCAGCACATCGACTTCGAAACTCGGATCGTGCATTTGCCGATGACGAAAAACGGAGAGCCGCGCGACGTTCCGCTGTCGACCCGTGCGCGAGACGTGCTGTATCGACTCTGGGAGGCCCAGGAGCGCCCTTCGGCAGGGCGTCCGCTGCTCACCACCGAGTCCGCGGTCGTCCAAGCCTGGGGGCATCTATGTGCCCGCGCGGGCATCAACGGTTTGCACTTCCACGATCTGCGACACGAAGCCGTTTCGCGCCTCTTCGAGAAGGGCCTCAACGTCGTCGAAGTGTCGACCATCAGCGGGCACAAGGAACTCCGCATGCTCGCCCGCTACGCGCATCTCCGAGCTGGGGATCTTGTCGCTCGACTGGGGTAG
- a CDS encoding alpha/beta fold hydrolase has translation MTEPANCAIFDAGDVQLASGQVFRSMKLAYKTYGRLNAARDNVVVYPTSFSAQHFDTEWLISPDGVLDPDRYFIVIPNLFGNGLSSSPSNSPDAWADGRYPLVSYHDAVAVQHRLLVEQLHVDEIALVYGWSMGGMQAYHWAALHPDMVQRVAVVCGSARCAPFNHVFLEGVKAALHADPAFQNGRFVSQPTVGMRAMGRVYAGWALSYAFYHEEAWRGLGFESLEDFLTRSWDGAFARRAGDDLLAQIATWQNGDVSACARFGGDRSKALAAITARVLLMPGATDSYFQANDNADELPLLVNARSAELSPIPSIYGHRAGNPIHIPADRAFLRVKIQDLLAM, from the coding sequence ATGACTGAACCCGCGAATTGCGCCATTTTCGATGCCGGCGATGTCCAGCTCGCATCGGGTCAGGTCTTCCGCTCGATGAAACTGGCTTACAAAACCTATGGCAGGCTCAATGCCGCCCGCGACAACGTCGTCGTCTATCCGACCTCGTTCAGCGCGCAGCATTTCGACACCGAGTGGCTGATTTCCCCAGACGGTGTGCTCGACCCCGATCGCTATTTCATCGTCATCCCGAACCTGTTCGGCAACGGGCTGTCCTCATCGCCATCGAACTCGCCCGATGCATGGGCGGACGGTCGCTATCCGCTCGTGAGCTACCACGACGCCGTCGCGGTGCAGCACCGGCTCCTGGTCGAGCAGCTCCATGTCGACGAGATCGCGCTCGTCTATGGCTGGTCGATGGGGGGCATGCAGGCTTACCATTGGGCCGCACTTCACCCCGACATGGTCCAGCGCGTCGCGGTCGTCTGCGGCAGCGCCAGATGCGCACCCTTCAATCACGTCTTCCTCGAGGGCGTGAAAGCCGCTCTCCACGCGGACCCTGCGTTCCAGAACGGCAGGTTCGTGTCGCAGCCCACGGTGGGCATGCGGGCCATGGGGCGGGTCTACGCCGGCTGGGCCTTGTCGTATGCGTTCTATCATGAAGAAGCCTGGAGGGGGCTGGGCTTCGAGTCGCTGGAGGATTTCCTCACGCGATCCTGGGATGGCGCATTCGCGAGACGAGCCGGCGACGATCTGCTTGCGCAGATCGCGACCTGGCAGAATGGCGATGTCAGCGCGTGCGCGCGTTTCGGTGGTGATCGGTCCAAGGCGCTGGCTGCCATCACCGCACGGGTGCTCCTGATGCCGGGTGCGACCGACAGCTATTTCCAGGCGAACGATAACGCCGATGAGCTTCCACTGCTGGTCAACGCCCGCTCCGCCGAGTTGTCACCCATCCCCTCGATCTACGGGCATCGCGCCGGCAATCCGATCCACATCCCCGCCGACCGCGCCTTCCTCCGTGTTAAGATCCAGGATCTACTTGCGATGTAA
- a CDS encoding site-specific DNA-methyltransferase → MPAIETLKLKGQTAYFSSSAHMKNVADDSVDFFITSPPYWNLKNYGSPDEIGQGNYEFYLEKMNEVWQECYRVGKNNSVLVINVNSRRHLKQFYPIAFDIVRLMKGWKLHDNVTWYIPNALPQPNAYIERLLDNKFEYVLVFTKNGNTDYKFHKPRVPQKYMSADPRANKNSKGRCLGNVLRIPAYRPPNIKKMNYHVAAFPEELVSFFLECYTDKKDVVLDPFLGSGTTLKVSSVMGRVGIGYELNPEFKPLVRARIEELWDVPDWKRLDVLHSATNDTKPVGPRKAHFAKIAKGGPGLFEDD, encoded by the coding sequence ATGCCGGCTATCGAGACGCTCAAGCTCAAAGGTCAGACCGCCTATTTTTCTTCGTCTGCCCACATGAAAAACGTAGCAGATGATAGCGTGGATTTTTTTATCACGAGCCCACCATACTGGAACCTCAAAAATTACGGATCGCCGGACGAGATCGGTCAAGGAAATTATGAATTCTATCTCGAAAAAATGAATGAGGTGTGGCAGGAGTGCTATAGAGTCGGAAAGAACAATAGCGTCCTCGTTATCAATGTAAATTCAAGACGTCATTTGAAGCAATTTTATCCTATAGCCTTTGATATCGTCAGATTAATGAAGGGCTGGAAGCTGCACGATAACGTGACATGGTATATTCCTAACGCTCTACCCCAGCCAAATGCTTATATCGAAAGGCTGCTCGATAATAAGTTCGAGTATGTCTTGGTTTTTACAAAGAACGGCAACACAGACTATAAATTCCACAAGCCGCGCGTCCCACAGAAATATATGTCAGCTGATCCGCGCGCGAATAAAAACTCGAAGGGTCGTTGCCTCGGCAACGTTTTAAGAATACCTGCTTATCGTCCGCCTAATATCAAGAAAATGAACTATCATGTTGCTGCTTTTCCTGAAGAGCTCGTTTCATTTTTTCTTGAATGCTACACGGATAAGAAGGATGTTGTTCTTGATCCATTTCTGGGTTCCGGAACAACATTGAAAGTTTCATCCGTTATGGGGCGAGTAGGGATAGGATACGAATTGAATCCAGAATTCAAACCATTGGTTCGCGCTCGCATTGAAGAGCTATGGGACGTTCCGGATTGGAAGCGACTCGACGTGCTCCATTCGGCAACCAACGACACCAAGCCCGTCGGTCCTCGCAAGGCACACTTTGCAAAGATTGCAAAAGGCGGGCCCGGATTATTTGAAGACGACTAG
- a CDS encoding HD domain-containing protein — translation MTYPRTVTLRGQSIEITEAKRAARIAEMPEIDWIEDRDLRDKVIDAWVAALEAHGFTQIGEMKPSGNYDSYPLLTGTQCDHMRSVCRLAVKTAEEMAALFPNFRYNRDILIAGALCHDIGKVWEFQPDNVKRWKADPYAVGFPSIRHPGYGVFICFSMDLPEAVAHIAAAHSAEGELLERSLENTIVHWADVTFWKVVQAGRQFAETDTWLDGLTGGVSGQPKAGSA, via the coding sequence GTGACCTATCCCCGAACCGTAACGTTGCGTGGCCAGTCGATCGAGATCACCGAGGCCAAGCGCGCCGCCCGCATCGCCGAGATGCCGGAGATCGACTGGATCGAGGATCGCGATCTGCGCGACAAGGTCATCGACGCCTGGGTTGCGGCATTGGAGGCCCATGGCTTCACGCAGATCGGCGAGATGAAGCCCTCGGGCAACTATGACTCCTACCCTTTGCTGACCGGCACGCAATGCGACCATATGCGCTCGGTCTGTCGCCTGGCGGTGAAAACCGCCGAGGAGATGGCCGCGCTCTTCCCGAACTTCCGCTACAACCGCGATATCCTGATCGCCGGCGCGCTGTGCCACGACATCGGCAAGGTCTGGGAGTTCCAGCCGGATAATGTGAAGCGCTGGAAGGCCGATCCCTACGCTGTCGGCTTCCCCTCGATCCGCCACCCCGGCTACGGCGTCTTCATCTGCTTCAGCATGGATCTGCCCGAAGCGGTCGCCCATATCGCAGCGGCTCATTCGGCCGAGGGCGAGCTGCTCGAGCGCAGTCTCGAAAACACGATCGTCCACTGGGCCGACGTGACCTTCTGGAAGGTCGTCCAGGCAGGGCGACAGTTCGCCGAGACCGACACCTGGCTCGACGGCCTGACCGGTGGGGTCAGCGGACAACCGAAAGCCGGCAGCGCCTGA
- a CDS encoding TRAP transporter large permease: MVPTSLGLLIVLLGLSIPVGAALLLLALSLGAAFSPMPIYLAMGEVIWSASTNAILVSVPLFVLLGEILLRSGMADRLYSSMSHWLAWLPGGLMHANIGASMVFAATSGSSVATAATIGTVATPVIKTYGYGEKLFLGTVAAGGTLGILIPPSINLIIYGWLTQTSVPQLYLAGFVPGIVLGLIFMATILICCLIRPEWRGRRIETSWKERVASLSGLVPPGIIFLIVIGSIYAGFATPTESAALGVVVAIGLAAINRRLSIRMILEALDGTMRTSAMIMLIVASAFFLNFVLSAIGLVGALNSFITGLGLGPMGTLVAIIIFYLILGCFMEPLPMMIVTIPIIVPVIVQAGFDPVWFGIMVVLLCETAMITPPVGVNLYVVQGVRGRGVISDVILGVLPFIGSLLVMIVLIIAAPGIVMWLPRLIGAQ, encoded by the coding sequence ATGGTCCCAACCTCGCTCGGCCTCCTCATTGTCCTGCTCGGCCTCAGCATTCCCGTCGGTGCGGCGCTGCTGTTGCTGGCGCTCTCACTCGGGGCGGCGTTCTCGCCGATGCCGATCTATCTCGCCATGGGGGAGGTGATCTGGTCGGCCTCGACCAATGCCATCCTCGTCAGCGTGCCGCTCTTCGTGCTGCTCGGCGAGATCCTGCTGCGCTCAGGCATGGCAGACCGGCTCTACAGCTCGATGAGTCATTGGCTGGCCTGGCTGCCGGGCGGCCTGATGCACGCCAATATCGGTGCCTCGATGGTGTTCGCGGCGACGTCCGGATCAAGCGTGGCAACCGCCGCCACGATCGGAACCGTCGCGACCCCGGTCATCAAGACCTATGGCTATGGCGAAAAGCTGTTTCTCGGCACGGTCGCCGCCGGCGGAACGCTGGGCATCCTGATCCCGCCCTCGATCAACCTGATCATCTATGGCTGGCTGACACAGACCTCGGTGCCGCAGCTCTATCTGGCCGGTTTCGTGCCCGGCATCGTGCTTGGCCTGATCTTCATGGCGACGATCCTGATCTGCTGCCTGATCCGGCCCGAATGGCGCGGGCGCCGCATCGAGACCTCCTGGAAGGAGCGTGTCGCAAGCTTGAGCGGCCTCGTTCCGCCGGGGATCATCTTCCTGATCGTGATCGGCAGCATCTACGCCGGCTTCGCGACACCGACGGAATCGGCCGCACTTGGCGTCGTCGTCGCCATCGGGTTGGCAGCGATCAATCGCAGGCTCTCGATCCGGATGATCCTCGAGGCGCTGGACGGAACGATGCGGACTTCGGCGATGATCATGCTGATCGTCGCTTCGGCCTTCTTCCTGAATTTCGTGCTGTCGGCGATCGGCCTCGTCGGCGCGCTGAACAGCTTCATCACCGGGCTCGGGCTGGGGCCGATGGGCACGCTGGTCGCGATCATCATCTTCTACCTGATCCTCGGCTGCTTCATGGAGCCGCTGCCGATGATGATCGTGACGATCCCGATCATCGTTCCCGTCATCGTCCAGGCCGGGTTCGATCCGGTCTGGTTCGGCATCATGGTCGTCCTGCTTTGCGAGACCGCGATGATCACGCCGCCCGTCGGCGTCAACCTCTATGTCGTCCAGGGCGTCAGAGGGCGCGGCGTCATAAGCGACGTCATCCTCGGCGTCCTGCCCTTCATCGGAAGCCTGCTCGTCATGATCGTCCTGATCATTGCGGCGCCCGGCATCGTGATGTGGCTGCCACGCCTGATCGGCGCGCAGTGA
- a CDS encoding TRAP transporter small permease, producing MTRFHAIVAAISLWMARIGGLMLVGASVVITMEILARKVIHIPFSVGTELSSYALAISASWSFSYALLNRAHVRIDVIRNWAPPTVRFGLDVLALGSLGAVALIMAWFAWDTVDTSWTLGARENTSLGTLLVIPQGLWFVGLIWFAFVCVEQLGLVALALMRGNSAAAAAIVTTPDVADEIEEALDAVDAQPVMPR from the coding sequence ATGACCCGATTTCACGCAATCGTCGCGGCCATCTCGCTGTGGATGGCCCGTATCGGCGGCCTGATGCTCGTCGGAGCCTCGGTGGTGATCACCATGGAAATCCTGGCGCGCAAGGTGATCCACATTCCCTTCAGCGTCGGCACGGAGTTGTCGAGCTATGCACTCGCCATCTCCGCCAGCTGGTCCTTCAGCTACGCTCTCCTGAATCGCGCGCATGTACGGATCGACGTGATCCGGAACTGGGCGCCGCCCACCGTCAGGTTCGGCCTCGATGTTCTGGCGCTCGGCTCGCTCGGGGCCGTCGCCCTCATCATGGCCTGGTTCGCCTGGGACACGGTCGATACATCCTGGACCCTGGGCGCGCGCGAGAACACCTCGCTCGGGACGCTGCTCGTGATCCCGCAAGGGCTCTGGTTTGTCGGGTTGATCTGGTTTGCTTTCGTCTGCGTGGAACAGCTCGGCCTCGTCGCGCTCGCCCTGATGCGCGGCAACAGCGCTGCGGCTGCCGCGATCGTCACGACGCCCGACGTCGCCGACGAGATCGAAGAGGCGCTTGACGCGGTCGATGCCCAGCCCGTGATGCCGAGGTAG
- a CDS encoding TRAP transporter substrate-binding protein, with protein sequence MQRPVRALAFLATFAISALGAQAQDFPKINLKVSGGNQTQNLFQKIYKPFFTEQLAARTNGAITTTFGSLEELGLRGPEVLRLLRQGVFDISEATMSYMAGEDSRFDGLDLPGVTVDIATQRKAADAFRPALAKALETKYNTKLLSMSPVAAQMFYCKGEVLGLDSLRGKAVRTFNRAMSQMVEGAGGSSVNVPFAEVIPAMQRGVAQCAVTGTSAGNTARWWEVSDHLYALPMGWSMTFFGANLSSWSKLDAKTRAFLEQQFAELEDRMWTQAGSDIQDGVNCNTGLGPCKDGIEANPKMKFVTVSEPDKAAAQKILRERVLPDWAKRCGPECVAEWNATVGKVAGVEATAQ encoded by the coding sequence ATGCAGCGACCGGTTCGGGCTCTGGCCTTTCTTGCGACCTTTGCAATCTCTGCGCTCGGCGCGCAGGCGCAGGATTTCCCGAAGATCAATCTCAAGGTTTCTGGCGGCAACCAGACCCAGAACCTGTTCCAGAAGATCTATAAGCCGTTCTTCACCGAGCAGCTTGCCGCGCGCACCAATGGCGCGATCACGACGACCTTCGGCTCGCTGGAAGAACTCGGCCTGCGCGGACCGGAGGTGCTGCGCCTGCTGCGGCAGGGCGTGTTCGACATCTCCGAGGCGACGATGAGCTATATGGCGGGCGAGGATTCCCGCTTCGACGGCCTCGATCTGCCCGGCGTCACCGTCGATATCGCCACCCAGCGCAAGGCCGCCGACGCCTTCCGCCCCGCGCTCGCCAAGGCGCTGGAGACGAAATACAACACCAAGCTCCTGAGCATGAGCCCGGTCGCGGCGCAGATGTTCTACTGCAAGGGCGAGGTCCTCGGCCTGGACTCGCTGCGCGGCAAGGCTGTGCGCACCTTCAATCGCGCCATGTCGCAGATGGTCGAGGGTGCTGGCGGCTCCTCGGTGAACGTGCCCTTCGCCGAGGTCATCCCGGCGATGCAGCGCGGCGTCGCGCAATGCGCGGTGACCGGCACGTCAGCCGGCAATACGGCGCGCTGGTGGGAGGTGAGCGACCACCTCTATGCCCTGCCGATGGGCTGGTCGATGACCTTCTTCGGCGCCAATCTGAGCAGCTGGTCGAAGCTCGATGCAAAAACCCGTGCATTTCTCGAACAGCAGTTCGCCGAGCTGGAAGACCGCATGTGGACGCAGGCCGGCAGCGATATCCAGGACGGTGTGAACTGCAACACTGGCCTGGGCCCCTGCAAGGACGGCATCGAAGCCAATCCCAAGATGAAGTTCGTGACGGTTTCCGAGCCGGACAAGGCTGCCGCGCAGAAGATCCTGCGCGAGCGCGTCCTGCCCGATTGGGCCAAGCGCTGCGGCCCCGAATGCGTTGCCGAGTGGAACGCGACGGTCGGCAAGGTCGCGGGCGTCGAGGCGACGGCGCAGTAG